Below is a window of Maylandia zebra isolate NMK-2024a linkage group LG19, Mzebra_GT3a, whole genome shotgun sequence DNA.
AATTTGGAGCGCACTTGCAGGAGGGTGGGCTTCTGCTCCATGATGCGCACCAGCAGTGTGTCAATGTAGTCCTCCAAATCTTTGACCTGCGGCTTCAGTTTCTTCAGCTCCGTCTCCCGCTTGGCCAGCAAAAGTTTCTGACGTTCATACTCCGCCTTCTGCCTCTCCAGCTCCGCCTCGCGTTGCACCAGCAGGTTGACCAGTTCGCTGTGGGTCAGGTGGTAGTATGACCCCGCTCCTTCTGTCAGTGACttaagacaaaaaggaaaaaaaaaggacaagaaaGAAATATTAATTTAACAGGTACAGCCTTGTGTCTTTTCATTGCACTCATTACAGAATGAGATTCAGGCGTTACATAGCTACCTTGTAGAAAGGAAGTCAAGCTTCCTGGAGATTTCAAAACAAGTTTCTCAAGGTTCAACTACAGGCCCTGCTTTTTCCCCCCCTATTTTTATAAAGAATATTGCGAAGGACATGCCTGTTCCTGAACTGCACCTTTATACAGATGATATAATACCCTACTCAGTTAGCTCTTCTCTAAGTCAGGCCATTTAGGAGATCCAGACTGCTTTTGAACTGCTGCAGCCATCATTGCCTGGTTTGAAGTTGCTTCTTAATACTAAGGAAACAAAACCTATGCTGTTCACTCCCAGATCTCGACAGTGGCTAGGACTAtactgcctcacagcaagaaggtcctgcgTTTGAATCCACTTATTGGTTGGGGCGCTTCCGTGTTCAGGTTCTCCTTGAGGTTTTTCTCTGAGTGCTAGGGCTTCCTCCCACACTCCAAAGACATCCTGGTTATTCTAAGCTGCCTGTAAATGTGAATGGGAGCATGAAAgccttttttctgtctgttagCCCTTTTCATAGACACTCCACCCCTACCCCCGTCTCCCAACCTTAAACTGGattagtggaaaaaaaaaaaaaaaaaaaacaaaaacagatggaCAGACTAATGAAATATCCCAGATCTCAAATAATCTCGGTATTCATACGCTAGGAGAAGACTTAGTGTAAAAAGGGTAATCCTACAAATACACATGTGTCTTGCTGGATGATAGACTTTTCTTTAACATCATATTGTGTACACACTGGTTTTTCTATTATCAGAATAgggccttttttaaatttagcactCAGGAAAACACTCAGACATAAtatgtttttaaaggttttcatTATGATTCTATTATTTGTTCTAGACTTCGTGTATCACAGTTATTTGTATTTCATATCAAATTCATTGTCCAGTACACATTCCCATGTATTTTGTGGTCTAGACAACGTCACTGGTATAACTATATTAACAAATCCGTACTGAATAAGCACCCCCCTTTTTATCTCTTTATTTACTTAACATTACAAAAAGCTACTATGATCTTCACTACTTTAAATATCTCCTCATTAGGGCACTGAGTTTTTTGCTGTTATGTGTTTTTAAGGTAGTAGGACCTGGTTCTCTTATTTTGCACTGTGTTCATGGAATAACTTTCAGAGGACACTAAAGCTGAATGCGTTTGTCTCGCTGGGAGAGCTCAGAACTCTTATAAAATCTTCTGTTACTACAAAGTACAATTCTTATAACGTAagccattttattttatgttagtagtttatttcaatttttttcGATTTTTTTCAAACACTGTACCTTCTTCCTTTCGCCCTCCTGCTCCGTCAGCTGGCTGCTCCTTCCGTGGTGGATGGTGGACTTTAGCTTCTCCAGGCCTGTGGCCAGCACTGACCGCTTCTCCTCAGCCTGCATGGCAGTGGGCAGGGGCTTCACTGGGTGGGGGCTGGATGTGACAAGacatacacacagtcacaccaCCACACTTGATACAACACCGCACTCTgactcttatattttatatgaaGTTTTTTTTCAGTTGAGGTTAGGTGAAAAACCCGGTTGCCATACTGGAGTTCCACAACTCTTGGatatatttaactttaaaaaaaagccaactATGCTTCAACAATATACATCAGGACTATTTCTGCATGTGAAATGATGATCGCAGCTACATTAATAATAACCCAGGATTCTACAATATAAGTGTAATACTGGATTCTAGCACTTCAGCCCCAAACATCTTCTTAATAAACTAATGCAAGAAACCCAATCAGTCCgtagcttaaaaaaaaggactcaCATCAGCCACATGGTGGCTGTGAGGAGCTATAGGCTGACAATAGTGCATTTTACTACTGTAACGAACAGAGACAAGAAAACCGTCTTGCTGCTTTGTTACACTGATTTGCATGCAGGGCAACAAACAGCCAAAAACTAGCCCTCTATTTGAGTCAGCTTAAAGGATCTTCTGAAACTCTACAGTTGACCTGCATTCATAGGAAATCTGAGTCGACTTGCTGAACTTTCATGCTCTCAATCAGCAACAAATCTTTCTTTATTCCAGGTATTGCAGGTTAAGCTGTTATTTAAACGCAACAGATTGGCCTGTGGACCTCCAGGGTGACATCAGGTGCTTAAGGACTCCTTGCTTTAAGTGATTAAGACCAGAGGAGGTTAGACAGGTGTAAGATGTCTTATTAAAAGAAGTAATGGTGAAAATTGAAAAGACCTTAAAAACCGAGAGACTTAATTGCATGCACTGGTGCAATCAATCATGTAGAATTGTATTAAATATGTTATTACCCGGAGGTGGAAAGGAAATGCTACCAGTGACAAAACAACACCTTTTGTGTCTTGCAAAAAAAAGCCTGTTTTTTGCTTGAGATTTTGGCAAATGAGGATGGCTGTGTGAGAACTCTAGCTGGCCCTGTGGGGAAAGGGGAGgtatgtgagtgtttgtgtgcgttgtgcgtgtgagtgtgtgtattcgAAAGGGAGTTGGAGGTGTGTGGTAGGAAATGGGGCAAAATAATAACTGCTAATTGGCCTgaggcttttttccccctcccgtTACCACAGCCAGGACACATGAAAGACACCTACAGAAGAGTTTTGTTAACACcaatgttgttgtgtgtgtgttttaacaaaGTGAAGCAAAAAGGGAAGATCACACCACAGGGATGAGACAGGATGTGCAGTTGGCGCAGAAGAAAAGCAGGCGGAAGCAGAGCGCCAGAAGGAGACCAAAGAGATGACAGGATAGAAATTTCTGCAAGTAgtccttcctcttcacctcgtCACCAagcactgagcatgtgcaaccTCACCTGTTCTGCTGACTggctgcctgctgctgctgctgctctgcctCCTGTTGCAGTGGCATTGGTGCTGTGGCTTGCGTTGAGCTGGGCGGTAACCTCGCTGAAGCGTTGGCAAAGGGAGAGAAGGCAGGAAGCGCTACAGGGGAGCAAATACTTTCAGGAGCAAGAGAAGGAGCAAAGGAAATCAGAGAGGGAAGGTCGGGGCCTGGCTGAGACGAGGTGGAACCCTGTACCCCGCCAGGATCACTACCAAAAGAGGGTAGGAGGAGCTCGTCGAAGGGAGTTGCCAGTGTGCCCTCAGACTGGGAGCGGTGTAGTGTAACATTCTGTGTAGGAGCGCATATCGAGGACGTAGCATCCGAGACCTCACCAGCACTCTTCAGATTACAGCTCATAAAAGAGTCCGGCTGTGCTGCAGGGAATGATTGCAAGTCTCCTATTGGGAAGGTTGGCTCAAGAGTCGTCGTCTTGTCCTGAGCAGCTTGGGGAGATGCTTCAGATTTGTCAGTTTCCCCGATTTCCCCATTAGATAACTTGGATGCATTTGTAGAATCCATTAAGCCCAACGCAGCATCTGCAGTTGTTTTAACATCCTTCAGCTGCATCGTCTCATTTGGCTCAGAGACGCTGGAACTTTTGGAGGAAGAGTGAGACACGCAGGTTTGGTAATCCTGTGAGTCAATACTGACATTCAGACTTTGGAGAAAGCTGCTGGAGCTCTGATCAGATATCCGTCTGTGCAACTGAGTGTCATCAAAGTCTTGGCTAGGACTGTTTGCAATCTGACTGATGTTGAGTAAATCACCAAGGCTGCTAAATGGCACATGAGAATTGGGGCTAACATCCTGGCCTGCTAAATGAGCCCTCTCAAAGGGTTCAACCAATGAAGCCTGCTTGACATCAGGGGAGGAGGTTGTGATGTGTAATGATGGTAGTGTGGAGGATCTTTCTTGATCTGGAGTTGCAGGATTCCTCACTTTTATATTATTGTCTTTAGAGCCATCATTTAAATCTTTAGAAAAATCCTCTATAGAGACCTTTAAATCATTTATGTTTCTTTCTTGCCCTACATTGTCCGACTGTGAAAAGATGATGGACTTTAGTTGTAGTTTAGAGAGTTCAGGCAACAAGTCAGGGTATACAATATTAGAATTGTTACGTGTTTCAGCATCTGCACCATCAGTTCCTATCTCCTCTGTGATTGATGGATGTGGATGCCCAAGTACTGTGGGCTGTGGTGCCAAAGACCCTGCTGAACCACTCAAGTCTACCTTTCCGCTATCCTTAGGCTCAATAACAGTTTGCTGAACAACATCAACTAAAGATAGATCATTTGACCTGTAAGTAGTGTCATCTTCAGATTCTGAGccccttttattttttacatccgTTGACCCAAAGATGTTGCTTTCAGTGTCTTCAAATGAGGATGCAGAGACTTTATCAGAATAAGAGGAAACACATGACAGAAAATCCTCTTCTGCTGAACTGCCGAGACCTGAAGAACTAGGATCTGGAGAGCTGCTGCTGAGTTGTACAGACGGGGTGCGGCAAGGAGCTCGACTCATGTTCGTGTCGGGTATTTCACTGGTAGCGCTGGTGTCCTGATTAGTTTCAGAGCAAGTGTTCAGTTTCAGAGAGTTAGTGGAAGTATTTAAAGTTACATCATTGTGCTCAAAACTTCTGTGTTCTGGGATTGTTTCAAGGAATTGTGGGAAAGTGTTATGGTAATGCATGTTAGTGTTGGTCACTTGGCTGGCTAGCTGATGATAATGCAGTGCATCAGTCACATTTGTGTTTCGATCGGCTTTATTATTGCAGTGTTCCAGCAGATGGTCGCTGGGTGGTTTTTGCTGCGTTTTGCAGCCTGTGGAGAGATCCTCAGGAGACTGCAGCCTGCCAGCTGCAAATGCTTCAAAGGATTCGTCCCACTCTGAATCCGGTTCCACACTGCTAACAGACATAAAAGGGTTGGATGACTTCTTGAGTAACGGTTTCTTTCCTTCCACGAGAGTTAGAGGAAGTCCTCTCATCCCAGCTTTCGTGACCTCTGTGCTGCTTGCATCAGCATCAGTGATGGATTCCTCGGCAGCTGAGTTGCCGTGGGTGAGGACAGAGTTAGAGTTACTCGGCTGTGGAAAGAGTTGAGCTATAGGGGGCCGGGAACTGGAAAGATAGGGCAGAGGAGgcggtgtaggtttaagttgcTGAGTGGTTATCATGTCTTCATAGAAAGGGTTGTGCTGGATTAGAGAAAAGAAAGGGTTGGATTGTGATATAGGGGGTGGTGAGGTCGGTGAGTGGCAGAAAGGGTTAGTATGGTGCAGGTTTGGAACCATGGAGGTATGCTCTACAAGGGGACCCAGAGGGTGGTGACTAGGTGGAAGAGGTGGTAAGTGGGGATCAGTGCTGGGTTCTAATTTAGGTGAGACCACCAGGCTGTGAAAGGAAGGCACACAGTCCTCTTGATTAGTTTGGATCATTCACACAGAATAACCGCACGCTGAAGAGGGCTTTTCTGTCTCAAATCACGATTTAAAGAACATACTTGTACAGAGTGCTCACATGAATCAAATCAGTCGAAGCTGCAGTCCCCTTTATTCTTTAAAACCACTACTAATTAATGTATAAACTGAAGTGGAAGAGTTTGCACACACAATTTGAAGCCAGCAACACACatcaaaaagctgcagcaaagcaaacataatgccaaaaaacaaaaacatgaaaaaaaaaaaaaaaaaaaaccatgactCACTTTAAAAATAGTATTCTAGAAGTAGAGTTGCAAAGAGGTTGGTAATCACAACCTCTAACAGTGCATGATAGCATTAAGAAATTGAGAGAATCATATTGGGAATGTCCAACTGCTGTAATCATCTACTataaaaatctataaaaacctttaaaaaagcatgtttgttaccgtattttccgcactataaggtgcacttaaaatcctttaattttcttaaaaatcggcagtgtgccttataatccggtgcgccttatgtatggtAAGCTAccaagccgcaccgcttgatggattgtcggagcattatggCTACCATAGTCagggagcctcgcggagtaatctgggtccaaagaTCCGTTTACTTCAGGTTCTatagtcaaacaaacactgaggcacacagagagttaaaaactgcctaaattctttcatctttaataaaatgatcagcgttgctgctttaccaggtgtaacaattaagtttaacatcctggcatccatgaaaacaggatttattaaatttaacagggttagaagttagcagaatgttagcaggaagttagctcactCCTTTTGcttacctaaacatgatataccattttctgactgagagatttctggaaaaaaatgtaaactatcactctgctctgctctgctctgctatcacttgCAACATAAATAAAgatagaaaactaaacagcagtgacgtttgtagggttactgaagttgggctagctggtatataatgctgtgctacgtgatcgctagcgacacaggtattttagcataacataaacactggaggatgaatgctaacctttttccactcgataaaagttagtGTGTTtttgacaaatgcaatcgcatggaaAGACggtgtaaacggaccaaacttcagtcaggagaacgaCTGAGATAATctatccacaatacgaggttagtcattaatgtaagataagataacctttattagtcccacacgtgggatttgttttgttacagcagtggacagtgcaaagttacatAGCAAACATTATAAGGCgtttaatgcgccttataatccggtgtgccttatggtccgaaaaatacggtaagtAAGACCTTCAGTTCCAGGTACACTTCATTGAAGACTTTAattgaaaaagctgaattaaaaaacagatattACTTTTTAATTGTTGACATCAGTCATATGCATGCACGTGTCTTCACGTCTTCCATCCAAAACACTTTGCATCTAAAACATTAATGGCCgtctcttctctgttttcatTGGCCCTTCATGTAATAATTTGCGAGAAACGTTGACGCAGCTAGGCGTAGTCATTGCTTAGCGCTAACTGCACCAACTTGGCACCTTTCTCAACTCCAGTATCTAAAAGCATGTGGGTGCGTAGGCTGAGAAAATGTATAGTTACAGAGGCAGCAGAAAGGCCCTGTGTGTACTATGGTCCAGAATAGCTGACCCCTTACTTCTACGAGCAGGTGCTTATCTGGCCAATATTTTGTTTACACTCTGTGTATGAAAATATTACGACATCgacttatttttttcccccccacctTGGTTAAgtaaattgatttaaaaaatttaaatcatGAGTTTTGGGAGACCTGAATGAAAGATTAATAATGTATTTACTACTATTTACCACCGACAGCAGTGCAGAAAGTGCAGTAAGGCCTGTGACACCCCCAAAATAAATTACCCActtaaatacagtggggcaaaaaagtatttagtcagccaccgattgtgcaagttcccccacttaaaatgatgacagaggtcagtaatttgcaccagaggtacacttcaactgtgagagacagaatgtgaaaaaaaaaaaaatccatgaatccacatggtaggatttgtaaagaatttattcgtaaattagggtggaaaataagtatttggtcacctcaaacaaggaaaatctctggctctcacagacctgtaacgtcttctgtaagaagcttttctgtcccccactcgttacctgtatgaatggcacctgtttgaactcatcatctgtataaaagacacctgtccacagcctcaaacagtcagactccaaactccgccatggccaagaccaaagagctttcgaaggacaccaggaaaagtattgtagacctgcaccagactgggaagagtgaatctacaataggcaagcagcttggtgtgaaaaaatcaactgtgggagcaatcatcagaaaatggaagacatacaagaccactgataatctccctcgatctggggctccacgcaagatctcatcccgtggggtcaaaatgatcatgagaacggtgagcaaagatcccagaaccacacggggggacctggtgaatgacctgcagagagctgggaccaaagtaacaaaggtcaccatcagtaacacactacaacggcagggaatcaaatcccgcagtgccagacgtgttccgctgctgaagccagtgcatgtccaggcccgtctgaagtttgccagagagcacatggatgatacagcagaggattgggagaatgtcatgtggtcagatgaaaccaaagtagaactttttggtataaactcaactcgtcgtgtttggaggacgaagaatactgagttgcatcccaagaacaccatacctactgtgaagcatgggggtggaaacatcatgctatggggctgtttttctgccaaggggacaggacgactgatccgtgttaaggacagaatgaatggggccatgtatcgtgagattttgagccaaaacctccttccatcagtgagaactttgaagatgaaacgaggctgggtcttccaacatgacaatgatccaaaacacaccgcccgggcaacaaaggagtggatccgtaagaagcatttgaaagtcctggagtggcctagccagtctccagacctcaaccccatagaaaatctgtggcgggagttgaaagtccatgttgctcggcgacagccccaaaacatcactgctctcgagaagatctgcatggaggaatgggccaaaataccagctactgtgtgtgcaaacctggtaaagacctatagtaaacgtttgacctctgttattgccaacaaaggttatgttacaaagtattgagttgtatttttgttattgaccaaatacttcattttccaccctgatttacgaataaattctttacaaatcctaccatgtggattcatggattttttttttccacattctgtctctcacagttgaagtgtacctctggtgcaaatt
It encodes the following:
- the rab11fip5a gene encoding uncharacterized protein rab11fip5a isoform X1; translated protein: MSSLNVPEDQKWVPTHVQVTVLRGRGLRGKGKHGTSDVYTIIQLGKEKYSTGVAEKTTEPEWKEECSFELQPGVLESGGQSGYPAGSCELILTVMHRALIGLDVFLGQAVIPLDKVFLESRCVKNEWYRLNSKTGKKEKERGDIQVTIQFTRDNLTASMYDLVIKDKSASTFGKLKERMKGKRRSSDEDSSSAVLPSGYGSLYRMRQRLPSDGGGEEDYEDDEGGEVRRSKMRTFFLRGKLRKSSDTRSSTSLGSESSESSSRGGSLSPTAGISVVVSDLSNSPSNSSNLTADNSPEHTANTSPKSSSLKCEFGDEAGEITIAVPQPTVCINGSHSYNVQPQAPGSGKPAGSLGLGLLQKSMPLSVSLQNLSQQASIDLPKGGVGDGRRWSFDKPGEEEKAAIAAALEKSGPMLGENEERLGQAAPTEATSWSFASTVEAGDLQGKKQRRNFFSHAGKGQSQPKDECERAHAATDEKQRGWFGSKDSQSKPSLVVSPKLEPSTDPHLPPLPPSHHPLGPLVEHTSMVPNLHHTNPFCHSPTSPPPISQSNPFFSLIQHNPFYEDMITTQQLKPTPPPLPYLSSSRPPIAQLFPQPSNSNSVLTHGNSAAEESITDADASSTEVTKAGMRGLPLTLVEGKKPLLKKSSNPFMSVSSVEPDSEWDESFEAFAAGRLQSPEDLSTGCKTQQKPPSDHLLEHCNNKADRNTNVTDALHYHQLASQVTNTNMHYHNTFPQFLETIPEHRSFEHNDVTLNTSTNSLKLNTCSETNQDTSATSEIPDTNMSRAPCRTPSVQLSSSSPDPSSSGLGSSAEEDFLSCVSSYSDKVSASSFEDTESNIFGSTDVKNKRGSESEDDTTYRSNDLSLVDVVQQTVIEPKDSGKVDLSGSAGSLAPQPTVLGHPHPSITEEIGTDGADAETRNNSNIVYPDLLPELSKLQLKSIIFSQSDNVGQERNINDLKVSIEDFSKDLNDGSKDNNIKVRNPATPDQERSSTLPSLHITTSSPDVKQASLVEPFERAHLAGQDVSPNSHVPFSSLGDLLNISQIANSPSQDFDDTQLHRRISDQSSSSFLQSLNVSIDSQDYQTCVSHSSSKSSSVSEPNETMQLKDVKTTADAALGLMDSTNASKLSNGEIGETDKSEASPQAAQDKTTTLEPTFPIGDLQSFPAAQPDSFMSCNLKSAGEVSDATSSICAPTQNVTLHRSQSEGTLATPFDELLLPSFGSDPGGVQGSTSSQPGPDLPSLISFAPSLAPESICSPVALPAFSPFANASARLPPSSTQATAPMPLQQEAEQQQQQAASQQNSPHPVKPLPTAMQAEEKRSVLATGLEKLKSTIHHGRSSQLTEQEGERKKSLTEGAGSYYHLTHSELVNLLVQREAELERQKAEYERQKLLLAKRETELKKLKPQVKDLEDYIDTLLVRIMEQKPTLLQVRSKFK
- the rab11fip5a gene encoding uncharacterized protein rab11fip5a isoform X3, with translation MSSLNVPEDQKWVPTHVQVTVLRGRGLRGKGKHGTSDVYTIIQLGKEKYSTGVAEKTTEPEWKEECSFELQPGVLESGGQSGYPAGSCELILTVMHRALIGLDVFLGQAVIPLDKVFLESRCVKNEWYRLNSKTGKKEKERGDIQVTIQFTRDNLTASMYDLVIKDKSASTFGKLKERMKGKRRSSDEDSSSAVLPSGYGSLYRMRQRLPSDGGGEEDYEDDEGGEVRRSKMRTFFLRGKLRKSSDTRSSTSLGSESSESSSRGGSLSPTAGISVVVSDLSNSPSNSSNLTADNSPEHTANTSPKSSSLKCEFGDEAGEITIAVPQPTVCINGSHSYNVQPQAPGSGKPAGSLGLGLLQKSMPLSVSLQNLSQQASIDLPKGGVGDGRRWSFDKPGEEEKAAIAAALEKSGPMLGENEERLGQAAPTEATSWSFASTVEAGDLQGKKQRRNFFSHAGKGQSQPKDECERAHAATDEKQRGWFGSKDSQSKPSVEPDSEWDESFEAFAAGRLQSPEDLSTGCKTQQKPPSDHLLEHCNNKADRNTNVTDALHYHQLASQVTNTNMHYHNTFPQFLETIPEHRSFEHNDVTLNTSTNSLKLNTCSETNQDTSATSEIPDTNMSRAPCRTPSVQLSSSSPDPSSSGLGSSAEEDFLSCVSSYSDKVSASSFEDTESNIFGSTDVKNKRGSESEDDTTYRSNDLSLVDVVQQTVIEPKDSGKVDLSGSAGSLAPQPTVLGHPHPSITEEIGTDGADAETRNNSNIVYPDLLPELSKLQLKSIIFSQSDNVGQERNINDLKVSIEDFSKDLNDGSKDNNIKVRNPATPDQERSSTLPSLHITTSSPDVKQASLVEPFERAHLAGQDVSPNSHVPFSSLGDLLNISQIANSPSQDFDDTQLHRRISDQSSSSFLQSLNVSIDSQDYQTCVSHSSSKSSSVSEPNETMQLKDVKTTADAALGLMDSTNASKLSNGEIGETDKSEASPQAAQDKTTTLEPTFPIGDLQSFPAAQPDSFMSCNLKSAGEVSDATSSICAPTQNVTLHRSQSEGTLATPFDELLLPSFGSDPGGVQGSTSSQPGPDLPSLISFAPSLAPESICSPVALPAFSPFANASARLPPSSTQATAPMPLQQEAEQQQQQAASQQNSPHPVKPLPTAMQAEEKRSVLATGLEKLKSTIHHGRSSQLTEQEGERKKSLTEGAGSYYHLTHSELVNLLVQREAELERQKAEYERQKLLLAKRETELKKLKPQVKDLEDYIDTLLVRIMEQKPTLLQVRSKFK
- the rab11fip5a gene encoding uncharacterized protein rab11fip5a isoform X2 encodes the protein MSSLNVPEDQKWVPTHVQVTVLRGRGLRGKGKHGTSDVYTIIQLGKEKYSTGVAEKTTEPEWKEECSFELQPGVLESGGQSGYPAGSCELILTVMHRALIGLDVFLGQAVIPLDKVFLESRCVKNEWYRLNSKTGKKEKERGDIQVTIQFTRDNLTASMYDLVIKDKSASTFGKLKERMKGKRRSSDEDSSSAVLPSGYGSLYRMRQRLPSDGGGEEDYEDDEGGEVRRSKMRTFFLRGKLRKSSDTRSSTSLGSESSESSSRGGSLSPTAGISVVVSDLSNSPSNSSNLTADNSPEHTANTSPKSSSLKCEFGDEAGEITIAVPQPTVCINGSHSYNVQPQAPGSGKPAGSLGLGLLQKSMPLSVSLQNLSQQASIDLPKGGVGDGRRWSFDKPGEEEKAAIAAALEKSGPMLGENEERLGQAAPTEATSWSFASTVEAGDLQGKKQRRNFFSHAGKGQSQPKDECERAHAATDEKQRGWFGSKDSQSKPSSRPPIAQLFPQPSNSNSVLTHGNSAAEESITDADASSTEVTKAGMRGLPLTLVEGKKPLLKKSSNPFMSVSSVEPDSEWDESFEAFAAGRLQSPEDLSTGCKTQQKPPSDHLLEHCNNKADRNTNVTDALHYHQLASQVTNTNMHYHNTFPQFLETIPEHRSFEHNDVTLNTSTNSLKLNTCSETNQDTSATSEIPDTNMSRAPCRTPSVQLSSSSPDPSSSGLGSSAEEDFLSCVSSYSDKVSASSFEDTESNIFGSTDVKNKRGSESEDDTTYRSNDLSLVDVVQQTVIEPKDSGKVDLSGSAGSLAPQPTVLGHPHPSITEEIGTDGADAETRNNSNIVYPDLLPELSKLQLKSIIFSQSDNVGQERNINDLKVSIEDFSKDLNDGSKDNNIKVRNPATPDQERSSTLPSLHITTSSPDVKQASLVEPFERAHLAGQDVSPNSHVPFSSLGDLLNISQIANSPSQDFDDTQLHRRISDQSSSSFLQSLNVSIDSQDYQTCVSHSSSKSSSVSEPNETMQLKDVKTTADAALGLMDSTNASKLSNGEIGETDKSEASPQAAQDKTTTLEPTFPIGDLQSFPAAQPDSFMSCNLKSAGEVSDATSSICAPTQNVTLHRSQSEGTLATPFDELLLPSFGSDPGGVQGSTSSQPGPDLPSLISFAPSLAPESICSPVALPAFSPFANASARLPPSSTQATAPMPLQQEAEQQQQQAASQQNSPHPVKPLPTAMQAEEKRSVLATGLEKLKSTIHHGRSSQLTEQEGERKKSLTEGAGSYYHLTHSELVNLLVQREAELERQKAEYERQKLLLAKRETELKKLKPQVKDLEDYIDTLLVRIMEQKPTLLQVRSKFK